A part of Bufo bufo chromosome 7, aBufBuf1.1, whole genome shotgun sequence genomic DNA contains:
- the LMLN gene encoding leishmanolysin-like peptidase isoform X2, whose translation MAAKYRGALTGGTRGPSASLITLAAVLLLSSPLQASSLCRHQVPGPEEVVYQVHQRTSHVIRRQAEEQLRMKIVYDPSIEDLVPARKRLVKNKLFPQAISYLQKTFQVRRPSGSILLSRQCVKNQYVRRQSDAQRYCHEGCAEHTRCGPVIVPEEHLQQCLMCRNKYCGVSGPPDSGGVRDADFILYVSAITTERCSQENIVAYAAYCQLEAEMDRPIAGYANLCPSMISTQPQEFAGMLSTVKHEIIHALGFSAGLFAFFYDDSGEPLTPRSADGLPVFNESLGVYQWSEKVVRMITRNWDIRGAKMVPRKVYLLVTPRVTDEVRSHFDCPDLEGMELENQGGMGTELNHWEKRLLENEAMTGSHTQNRVFSRITLALMEDTGWYRANYSMAQKLDWGRGKGCDFATKSCKFWITEQSRKKQNVSPFCDTLRGNPLQLSCRQDQRAVAICNLQRFPKSLPQEYQYFDHILGVPQEDLALYGGAVEIADFCPFTQEFSWHLSGEYQRSSDCTMPQNQPDLCSRSSNLVVTLRLLMLNLLPLLAGFFLCVYK comes from the exons ATGGCTGCTAAATACAGAGGAGCCCTGACTGGAGGGACCCGGGGCCCCTCGGCCTCTCTCATCACCCTGGCGGCCGTCCTTCTCCTCAGCTCCCCCTTACAGGCCTCCAGTCTGTGCCGCCATCAGGTCCCGGGGCCCGAGGAG GTGGTGTACCAGGTTCACCAGAGGACGAGTCACGTGATCAGGAGGCAGGCGGAGGAGCAGCTGCGGATGAAGATTGTCTACGACCCCAGCATTGAAGA CCTGGTCCCAGCGAGGAAGAGACTTGTCAAA AATAAGCTCTTCCCACAAGCCATCTCCTATTTACAGAAGACCTTTCAGGTGCGCCGACCTAGTGGCTCCATATTACTGAGCAG ACAGTGCGTGAAGAATCAGTACGTGAGGAGACAGTCGGACGCTCAGAGATACTGTCACGAGGGCTGCGCAGAGCACACGCGATGCGGTCCGGTGATTGTGCCAGAGGAGCACCTCCAG CAATGTTTAATGTGCCGCAACAAGTACTGTGGAGTATCGGGGCCCCCGGACAGTGGGGGGGTACGAGATGCGGACTTTATCCTCTACGTCAGCGCAATCACCACGGAGAGATGCAGCCAGGAGAACATTGTGGCGTATGCAGCCTATTGTCAGCtggaggcagagatggacag GCCCATTGCAGGGTATGCCAACCTGTGCCCCAGTATGATCTCCACGCAGCCCCAGGAGTTTGCCGGCATGCTGTCCACCGTGAAGCATGAGATCATCCACGCTCTG GGATTTTCTGCCGGTCTTTTTGCCTTCTTTTATGATGACAGTGGGGAGCCCCTGACCCCGAGGTCTGCAGATGGCCTCCCTGTCTTCAATGAGAG CCTTGGTGTTTACCAGTGGAGTGAAAAGGTCGTTCGAATGATCACCAGGAACTGGGATATTAGAGGCGCCAAAATGGTTCCACGCAAGGTCTACCTGCTGGTCACCCCGCGGGTCACC gacGAGGTGCGGAGTCACTTTGACTGTCCAGATCTTGAGGGAATGGAGCTGGAGAATCAGGGTGGCATGGGCACAGAGCTGAACCACTGGGAGAAGCGGCTGCTGGAG AATGAGGCCATGACGGGCTCCCACACACAGAACAGGGTCTTCTCCAGGATCACACTTGCTCTGATGGAGGATACGGG CTGGTACAGAGCAAATTACAGCATGGCGCAGAAGCTGGACTGGGGGCGAGGGAAAGGCTGCGACTTTGCAACGAAAAGCTGCAAGTTCTGGATCACTGAGCAGAGCAGAAA GAAGCAAAATGTCAGCCCCTTCTGTGACACTCTCCGAGGCAATCCTTTACAACTGAGCTGCCGACAGGACCAGAGGGCGGTGGCCATATGTAATCTACAGAGGTTCCCCAAAAGTCTTCCTCAAGAATATCAG tattttgaccacatcctgGGGGTCCCACAGGAGGATCTCGCCCTCTATGGGGGGGCGGTGGAGATCGCCGACTTCTGCCCGTTCACCCAGGAGTTCAGCTGGCATTTGAGCGGAGAATACCAGAGAAGCTCGGACTGCACCATGCCCCAGAACCAGCCAG atctcTGCTCTCGCTCTTCTAACCTGGTGGTCACCCTGCGGCTTCTAATGCTGAacctgctccccctgctggcggGGTTCTTTCTCTGCGTGTACAAGTAA
- the LMLN gene encoding leishmanolysin-like peptidase isoform X1: MAAKYRGALTGGTRGPSASLITLAAVLLLSSPLQASSLCRHQVPGPEEVVYQVHQRTSHVIRRQAEEQLRMKIVYDPSIEDLVPARKRLVKNKLFPQAISYLQKTFQVRRPSGSILLSRQCVKNQYVRRQSDAQRYCHEGCAEHTRCGPVIVPEEHLQQCLMCRNKYCGVSGPPDSGGVRDADFILYVSAITTERCSQENIVAYAAYCQLEAEMDRPIAGYANLCPSMISTQPQEFAGMLSTVKHEIIHALGFSAGLFAFFYDDSGEPLTPRSADGLPVFNESLGVYQWSEKVVRMITRNWDIRGAKMVPRKVYLLVTPRVTDEVRSHFDCPDLEGMELENQGGMGTELNHWEKRLLENEAMTGSHTQNRVFSRITLALMEDTGWYRANYSMAQKLDWGRGKGCDFATKSCKFWITEQSRKKQNVSPFCDTLRGNPLQLSCRQDQRAVAICNLQRFPKSLPQEYQYFDHILGVPQEDLALYGGAVEIADFCPFTQEFSWHLSGEYQRSSDCTMPQNQPAASRNYGAERYGPGSVCLEQRAAFVMEQCNKRMSYPDWGSGCYQVSCAPEGLQIWLEDTPYLCSRAGQVIAVSTHINGWYYEGELVCPSCWDFCDLCPPERDPPPDNRTRAAPLDLCSRSSNLVVTLRLLMLNLLPLLAGFFLCVYK, from the exons ATGGCTGCTAAATACAGAGGAGCCCTGACTGGAGGGACCCGGGGCCCCTCGGCCTCTCTCATCACCCTGGCGGCCGTCCTTCTCCTCAGCTCCCCCTTACAGGCCTCCAGTCTGTGCCGCCATCAGGTCCCGGGGCCCGAGGAG GTGGTGTACCAGGTTCACCAGAGGACGAGTCACGTGATCAGGAGGCAGGCGGAGGAGCAGCTGCGGATGAAGATTGTCTACGACCCCAGCATTGAAGA CCTGGTCCCAGCGAGGAAGAGACTTGTCAAA AATAAGCTCTTCCCACAAGCCATCTCCTATTTACAGAAGACCTTTCAGGTGCGCCGACCTAGTGGCTCCATATTACTGAGCAG ACAGTGCGTGAAGAATCAGTACGTGAGGAGACAGTCGGACGCTCAGAGATACTGTCACGAGGGCTGCGCAGAGCACACGCGATGCGGTCCGGTGATTGTGCCAGAGGAGCACCTCCAG CAATGTTTAATGTGCCGCAACAAGTACTGTGGAGTATCGGGGCCCCCGGACAGTGGGGGGGTACGAGATGCGGACTTTATCCTCTACGTCAGCGCAATCACCACGGAGAGATGCAGCCAGGAGAACATTGTGGCGTATGCAGCCTATTGTCAGCtggaggcagagatggacag GCCCATTGCAGGGTATGCCAACCTGTGCCCCAGTATGATCTCCACGCAGCCCCAGGAGTTTGCCGGCATGCTGTCCACCGTGAAGCATGAGATCATCCACGCTCTG GGATTTTCTGCCGGTCTTTTTGCCTTCTTTTATGATGACAGTGGGGAGCCCCTGACCCCGAGGTCTGCAGATGGCCTCCCTGTCTTCAATGAGAG CCTTGGTGTTTACCAGTGGAGTGAAAAGGTCGTTCGAATGATCACCAGGAACTGGGATATTAGAGGCGCCAAAATGGTTCCACGCAAGGTCTACCTGCTGGTCACCCCGCGGGTCACC gacGAGGTGCGGAGTCACTTTGACTGTCCAGATCTTGAGGGAATGGAGCTGGAGAATCAGGGTGGCATGGGCACAGAGCTGAACCACTGGGAGAAGCGGCTGCTGGAG AATGAGGCCATGACGGGCTCCCACACACAGAACAGGGTCTTCTCCAGGATCACACTTGCTCTGATGGAGGATACGGG CTGGTACAGAGCAAATTACAGCATGGCGCAGAAGCTGGACTGGGGGCGAGGGAAAGGCTGCGACTTTGCAACGAAAAGCTGCAAGTTCTGGATCACTGAGCAGAGCAGAAA GAAGCAAAATGTCAGCCCCTTCTGTGACACTCTCCGAGGCAATCCTTTACAACTGAGCTGCCGACAGGACCAGAGGGCGGTGGCCATATGTAATCTACAGAGGTTCCCCAAAAGTCTTCCTCAAGAATATCAG tattttgaccacatcctgGGGGTCCCACAGGAGGATCTCGCCCTCTATGGGGGGGCGGTGGAGATCGCCGACTTCTGCCCGTTCACCCAGGAGTTCAGCTGGCATTTGAGCGGAGAATACCAGAGAAGCTCGGACTGCACCATGCCCCAGAACCAGCCAG CTGCGTCCAGGAACTACGGGGCGGAGCGCTATGGGCCGGGGTCTGTCTGTCTGGAGCAGAGGGCGGCATTTGTCATGGAGCAGTGCAATAAGAGGATGAGTTACCCCGACTGGGGCAGCGGCTGCTATCAG GTGAGCTGCGCCCCAGAAGGCCTGCAGATCTGGCTGGAGGACACCCCCTACCTGTGCAGCCGGGCCGGTCAGGTGATCGCTGTCAGCACCCACATCAATGGCTGGTACTACGAGGGCGAGCTTGTCTGTCCGTCCTGTTGGGACTTCTGTGACCTCTGCCCTCCGGAGCGGGATCCTCCCCCAGACAACAGGACGAGAGCTGCCCCTCTAG atctcTGCTCTCGCTCTTCTAACCTGGTGGTCACCCTGCGGCTTCTAATGCTGAacctgctccccctgctggcggGGTTCTTTCTCTGCGTGTACAAGTAA